One genomic region from uncultured Cohaesibacter sp. encodes:
- a CDS encoding protein phosphatase CheZ yields the protein MALATKPFRIEQVLGDAVTPRSSAANSSLSSDQHKQIMEELAALRKLVEPAQELNSNLVETFRSELSEAVKIKKEMDEIYEAIAETKREIATLHVNGLHSAEMNRVTDELDAIVFGTEQATEQILEAAEVIDENSSKLSKTLTGEEDQWTHEIQDAVIAVFEACNFQDLTGQRITKVVNVLRFIEERIVSMMDIWGGIEQFQEIEVDNPLEKTGDAALLNGPALANEDGVASQDDIDALFD from the coding sequence ATGGCGCTGGCCACGAAACCATTTCGAATTGAACAGGTCTTGGGTGATGCAGTGACCCCCAGATCCAGTGCGGCAAACAGCTCCCTTTCGAGCGATCAACACAAGCAGATCATGGAAGAGCTGGCAGCCTTGCGCAAGCTTGTTGAACCTGCTCAGGAATTGAATAGCAATCTCGTCGAGACCTTCCGCTCTGAATTGAGCGAAGCGGTCAAGATCAAGAAAGAAATGGACGAGATCTACGAGGCCATCGCCGAAACAAAGCGCGAAATCGCCACCCTGCATGTGAATGGTCTGCATTCGGCAGAAATGAACAGGGTAACCGACGAACTGGATGCCATCGTGTTTGGCACCGAACAGGCAACCGAGCAGATCCTTGAGGCTGCCGAAGTCATTGATGAAAACTCCTCCAAGCTTTCCAAGACCCTGACCGGTGAAGAAGACCAGTGGACCCATGAAATTCAGGATGCGGTCATTGCTGTTTTCGAAGCCTGTAACTTCCAGGATTTGACCGGTCAGCGCATCACCAAAGTGGTCAATGTGTTGCGTTTCATTGAGGAACGCATCGTTTCCATGATGGATATCTGGGGCGGCATCGAGCAATTTCAGGAAATCGAGGTGGACAATCCACTGGAAAAGACCGGCGATGCGGCTCTGCTCAATGGTCCGGCTCTGGCTAACGAAGATGGCGTTGCCAGCCAGGACGACATCGACGCCTTGTTCGACTAG
- a CDS encoding DNA-3-methyladenine glycosylase I, with the protein MTDDKPDFEPVEGLLVGEDGKARCWWHGGKPDYLDYHDKEWGRPVGDDRTLFEKICLEGFQSGLSWYTILRKRENFRAAFANFEIDKVAAFTEADIERCLADAGIVRHRKKIESTINNARRARDLQSEFGSLAAYFWAHEPGPEDRPERCDFASLGPLGKTDVSTRISKDLKKRGWSFVGPTTVYAFMQAMGLVNDHLEGCCCRDEVEALRAAFERPKGK; encoded by the coding sequence ATGACTGACGACAAGCCCGATTTCGAGCCCGTGGAAGGCCTTCTGGTCGGAGAAGATGGCAAGGCCCGTTGCTGGTGGCATGGGGGCAAGCCTGACTATCTGGACTATCACGACAAGGAATGGGGACGACCTGTCGGGGATGACAGGACACTATTCGAGAAGATCTGCCTTGAAGGCTTCCAGTCTGGCCTCAGCTGGTACACGATCCTGAGAAAGCGCGAGAATTTTCGTGCCGCCTTCGCCAATTTCGAGATAGACAAGGTGGCTGCCTTTACCGAAGCGGACATTGAACGCTGTCTTGCCGATGCAGGCATCGTACGCCATCGCAAGAAGATCGAGAGCACCATCAACAACGCCAGAAGGGCGCGAGACTTGCAGTCCGAGTTCGGGTCTCTGGCAGCCTATTTCTGGGCCCATGAACCGGGGCCGGAGGATCGTCCCGAGCGATGCGATTTTGCAAGCTTGGGCCCCTTGGGCAAGACGGATGTGTCAACGCGCATATCCAAGGATCTCAAGAAGCGCGGCTGGTCCTTTGTTGGTCCGACCACCGTCTATGCTTTTATGCAGGCCATGGGGCTGGTCAACGATCATCTTGAGGGGTGCTGTTGTCGCGATGAAGTGGAGGCGTTGCGGGCGGCTTTCGAGCGGCCGAAGGGGAAGTGA
- a CDS encoding mechanosensitive ion channel domain-containing protein, whose protein sequence is MNAISEQLGAYTPLIINVSKAIIFLVLGFFVSGMVASFIRTRIVNHPRIDDTLGNFAASVVKWLILAFVGIAVLQLFGFQVTSLIAVLGAASLAIGLALQGTLSDLASGVMLIIFRPYKLGDFVDIAGTSGTVKSIDLFVTELSTPDNIKIIMPNSKSWGSIITNYTNTTTRRADLVFGIAYENDPDKAMSVILDIVHADDRCLEDPIPWVGVTNLGDSSVDLTLRVWCKPADWWQLKCDLLKDVKAGFDANGIDIPYPHTQIISVNRDEKAEA, encoded by the coding sequence ATGAACGCAATTTCAGAACAATTAGGGGCCTATACGCCGCTCATCATCAATGTTTCCAAGGCGATTATCTTCCTTGTGCTCGGTTTTTTTGTTTCCGGCATGGTGGCGAGTTTCATCCGCACGCGCATTGTGAATCACCCACGCATTGACGACACTCTGGGCAATTTTGCTGCCTCGGTCGTCAAGTGGCTTATTCTGGCTTTTGTCGGCATCGCCGTATTGCAGCTGTTCGGGTTTCAGGTTACCAGCCTTATCGCGGTTCTGGGTGCTGCATCTCTGGCCATTGGCCTCGCCTTGCAGGGAACCCTGAGCGATCTGGCTTCCGGCGTCATGCTGATTATCTTCCGCCCCTACAAGCTTGGCGACTTCGTTGATATTGCCGGAACCTCCGGCACAGTGAAGTCCATCGATCTGTTCGTGACCGAGCTATCGACACCGGACAATATCAAGATCATCATGCCCAATTCCAAGTCCTGGGGTTCGATCATTACCAACTATACCAACACCACAACCCGCAGAGCTGATCTGGTCTTCGGTATCGCCTATGAAAATGATCCGGACAAGGCCATGAGTGTCATATTGGATATCGTGCATGCGGATGACCGGTGTCTGGAAGATCCAATTCCTTGGGTTGGCGTGACCAATCTGGGTGACTCTTCGGTTGACCTGACCTTGCGCGTCTGGTGCAAACCGGCCGACTGGTGGCAGCTCAAATGCGATTTGCTCAAGGATGTGAAGGCTGGCTTTGATGCCAACGGCATTGACATTCCTTATCCGCATACGCAGATCATTTCCGTCAACAGGGACGAGAAAGCCGAAGCCTGA
- the hisS gene encoding histidine--tRNA ligase — protein MMAKNKKPNKLKARLPRGFVDRTADDIRASDDMLAKIKAVYEHHGFDPIETPTFEYTDCLGKFLPDTDRPNAGVFSVQDDDEQWMSLRYDLTAPMARHVAENINEIQLPFRTYRVGYVYRNEKPGPGRFRQFMQFDADTVGAPGVQTDAEACMMMADTMEALGIERGNYVIRVNNRKVLDGVMEEIGFGGDEHAEARLTVLRAVDKLDKFGTDGVRLLLGEGRKDESGDFTKGAGLSPENVEKVIAFTQGTLDMENDGTRELDTMQAIFDACGYGEDRIKIDPSVVRGLEYYTGPVYEAELLFDVTNEKGEVVQFGSVGGGGRYDGLVKRFVGRDVPATGFSIGVSRLMTALKNLGKLGTDMVVEPVLVTVMDGDVESLGHYMKMVQELRAAGVRAELYQGNWKKFGNQLKYADKRGCPLAIIQGSDEKEKGIVQIKDLEEGKRLSAEIEDNATWRESRPAQVEVPLAEMVETVKKMLADQAADRDAARAAETK, from the coding sequence ATCATGGCAAAGAACAAAAAGCCCAACAAGCTCAAGGCCCGCCTGCCGCGCGGTTTTGTGGACCGGACTGCTGACGATATTCGCGCATCCGATGACATGCTCGCAAAAATCAAGGCCGTCTATGAGCATCATGGCTTTGATCCGATTGAGACGCCGACCTTTGAATATACCGATTGTCTGGGCAAATTCCTGCCTGATACGGATCGCCCCAATGCCGGTGTCTTCTCCGTGCAGGATGATGACGAGCAATGGATGAGCCTGCGCTATGATCTGACCGCGCCGATGGCCCGTCACGTTGCCGAGAATATCAACGAGATCCAGCTGCCTTTCCGCACCTATCGCGTTGGCTATGTCTATCGCAACGAAAAGCCAGGGCCGGGCCGTTTCCGTCAGTTCATGCAGTTTGATGCCGACACTGTTGGCGCGCCGGGTGTACAGACCGACGCTGAAGCCTGCATGATGATGGCAGACACCATGGAAGCGCTCGGCATCGAGCGCGGCAACTATGTCATCCGCGTCAACAACCGCAAGGTGCTTGATGGGGTGATGGAAGAAATCGGCTTTGGTGGCGATGAGCATGCCGAAGCCCGCCTCACGGTTTTGCGCGCCGTTGATAAACTGGACAAGTTTGGCACCGACGGGGTGCGCCTGTTGCTGGGAGAAGGCCGCAAGGATGAGAGCGGAGACTTCACCAAGGGCGCCGGTCTTAGCCCTGAAAATGTCGAGAAGGTGATTGCCTTTACCCAAGGTACTCTCGACATGGAAAATGACGGCACCCGCGAGCTGGACACCATGCAGGCCATTTTCGACGCCTGTGGCTATGGGGAAGATCGCATCAAGATCGACCCATCCGTCGTGCGTGGCCTCGAATATTATACCGGCCCGGTCTATGAGGCCGAACTGCTGTTTGATGTGACCAACGAGAAGGGCGAAGTCGTCCAGTTTGGCTCCGTCGGCGGTGGCGGCCGTTATGATGGTCTGGTCAAACGGTTCGTCGGACGTGACGTGCCTGCCACGGGCTTCTCCATCGGTGTCTCCCGCCTGATGACGGCTCTTAAGAATCTCGGCAAACTGGGTACGGATATGGTCGTCGAGCCGGTGCTGGTTACCGTCATGGACGGGGATGTCGAGAGCCTTGGCCATTATATGAAGATGGTGCAGGAGTTACGCGCCGCAGGCGTGAGGGCCGAGCTTTATCAGGGCAACTGGAAGAAGTTTGGCAACCAGCTCAAATATGCCGACAAGCGCGGCTGTCCGCTGGCCATCATTCAGGGCTCTGATGAAAAGGAAAAGGGCATCGTTCAGATCAAGGATCTGGAAGAAGGAAAGCGTCTCTCTGCCGAGATCGAGGACAACGCCACATGGCGCGAAAGTCGTCCCGCTCAGGTCGAGGTGCCGCTCGCCGAGATGGTCGAAACCGTCAAGAAGATGCTCGCAGATCAGGCCGCCGATCGGGATGCTGCCCGCGCTGCCGAGACGAAATAA
- a CDS encoding ATP phosphoribosyltransferase regulatory subunit — protein sequence MTHLTETMRAELAQQFDAAGARVIDLPILYSADLFVDLIGEDIRRRLYVAPGANGEAMALRPEFTIPVCLHHLRHGEATRKATYACLGPVFRQRADDDPGEFHQAGIEQIDPEGGFDFDAANVASAVSMVESLSGKRPVVTIGDLGLFSALLNALGTPAVWQRRLEGAFGDRAVLDRMLRRLEQGGSESHGASAGLARILEGKAPEDVREAVEEMLDIAGLAAVGGRSVGDIAERYMEKAELAAMAGWDADKLAIIVRYLSIAGSLDDSLDQLRAFDAKEGGLLGDALAALADRITAIRAAVPQGTKLVFKADFGRRLDYYSGFNYELHFEGEDKPVAGGGRYDRLLGILASRAKQGNSVDAVPAIGFVVWLDRLTQADKES from the coding sequence ATGACTCATCTGACCGAAACAATGCGCGCCGAACTGGCTCAACAGTTCGACGCGGCAGGTGCCAGAGTGATTGATCTGCCGATCCTCTATTCTGCAGACCTGTTTGTTGATCTCATTGGTGAAGATATTCGCCGCCGCCTCTATGTCGCCCCTGGCGCCAATGGCGAGGCGATGGCGCTCAGGCCTGAATTCACCATTCCCGTTTGTCTGCATCATCTGCGCCATGGAGAGGCAACCCGCAAGGCGACCTATGCCTGCCTTGGTCCGGTGTTCCGCCAGCGCGCCGATGATGATCCAGGCGAATTCCATCAGGCAGGTATCGAGCAGATCGACCCTGAAGGTGGCTTTGACTTTGATGCGGCCAACGTCGCCAGCGCCGTTTCCATGGTGGAAAGCCTCTCAGGCAAGCGTCCGGTCGTGACCATCGGTGATCTGGGGCTGTTTTCTGCTTTGCTCAATGCTTTGGGCACGCCTGCCGTCTGGCAGCGGCGTCTGGAAGGTGCTTTCGGAGATCGCGCCGTACTGGACCGCATGCTGAGACGTCTGGAACAGGGTGGCTCGGAAAGTCATGGGGCGTCTGCCGGTCTGGCTCGTATTCTCGAAGGCAAGGCGCCGGAAGATGTGCGCGAGGCGGTTGAGGAAATGCTCGATATCGCAGGCCTTGCAGCTGTGGGTGGTCGCTCTGTGGGCGACATCGCTGAGCGTTACATGGAAAAGGCTGAGCTCGCCGCAATGGCTGGCTGGGATGCCGACAAGCTGGCAATCATCGTGCGCTATCTGTCCATCGCCGGATCGCTCGACGATAGTCTTGATCAACTGCGTGCCTTCGATGCCAAGGAAGGCGGGCTGCTGGGCGATGCCCTTGCAGCTCTTGCCGACCGTATCACCGCCATTCGGGCCGCTGTGCCGCAGGGCACAAAGCTGGTGTTCAAGGCCGATTTCGGGCGCCGCCTCGATTATTATTCGGGCTTTAATTACGAGCTGCATTTCGAAGGCGAAGACAAGCCGGTTGCCGGTGGCGGGCGCTATGATCGCCTGCTGGGCATTCTGGCCTCCCGCGCCAAACAGGGCAATTCAGTGGATGCGGTTCCGGCCATCGGCTTTGTGGTCTGGCTGGACCGGCTGACGCAAGCGGACAAAGAGAGCTAA
- the hisG gene encoding ATP phosphoribosyltransferase — protein sequence MSKTPLIIAIPSKGRLQENTNAFFARAGLDVARPGGARNYRGHLKGIDNVEIAFLSASEIAKELKAGSVHLGVTGEDLIREHLATPESYVDLLIKLGFGHANVVIAVPKAWIDVRNMEDLGDVAMDMPARYGHRLRVATKYINLTRAFFASHGIIDYKIVESLGATEGAPAAGSADIIVDITSTGSTLEANNLKILDDGVMLRSQANLVASLTADWSEEAKSALGEILDRIQAEEAARTVREITAAHHDAAAISQQICDEFEAAGVNAPYGHNDHILRLHAPQKSVYAIARRLRELGSVSVSVGRLDYVFEASNPLFDHMLERLGQ from the coding sequence ATGAGCAAGACACCTTTGATCATCGCGATCCCCTCCAAAGGCCGCCTGCAGGAAAACACCAACGCCTTTTTCGCTCGTGCCGGTCTTGATGTGGCCCGTCCGGGGGGCGCGCGCAATTATCGCGGCCATCTCAAGGGTATCGACAATGTCGAAATCGCCTTTCTTTCCGCCTCTGAAATCGCCAAGGAGCTGAAAGCCGGTTCCGTGCATCTTGGGGTGACGGGTGAGGATCTGATCCGCGAACATCTGGCAACGCCGGAGAGCTATGTCGACCTGCTGATCAAGCTCGGTTTCGGCCATGCCAATGTTGTCATCGCCGTACCCAAGGCATGGATCGATGTGCGCAACATGGAAGATCTCGGCGACGTGGCCATGGACATGCCCGCCCGTTATGGCCATCGCCTGCGCGTTGCGACCAAATATATCAACCTGACGCGGGCCTTCTTCGCCAGCCACGGCATCATTGACTACAAGATTGTCGAGAGCCTCGGGGCGACCGAAGGGGCGCCTGCTGCGGGGTCGGCTGATATCATCGTCGATATCACCTCGACCGGTTCGACCCTTGAGGCCAACAATCTCAAGATTCTGGATGATGGTGTTATGCTGCGCTCGCAGGCCAATCTGGTGGCTTCGCTGACGGCGGACTGGTCTGAGGAAGCCAAATCGGCACTGGGCGAAATTCTTGATCGGATTCAGGCCGAAGAAGCCGCCCGCACCGTGCGCGAGATCACTGCTGCCCACCATGACGCCGCTGCAATCAGCCAGCAGATCTGCGACGAGTTCGAAGCCGCTGGCGTGAATGCGCCCTATGGCCATAACGACCATATCCTGCGCCTGCACGCCCCGCAAAAGAGCGTTTATGCCATTGCTCGTCGCCTGCGCGAGCTGGGCTCGGTATCCGTATCTGTGGGGCGTCTGGACTATGTGTTCGAGGCATCCAATCCGCTCTTTGACCATATGCTGGAGCGCCTTGGGCAATAA
- a CDS encoding glycoside hydrolase family 3 N-terminal domain-containing protein, with product MTMNRDISRRMAIKLVAAGLAAPALVHANVVNAAELDRAIGSLLMVGFSGKSAGGNFARTIASHIAKGRAASVVYLSTNVGTRKDVLGLNKLFHDAGATHIAIDHEGGTVQRLKERQGFTRIASALSIAKSTNPGGAEKIYAVAARELSEAGFTFNLGPVADLHRSYNPVIGKNKRSYGKDAATVIRYAGAFVKAHRRYGITTALKHFPGHGLSKADSHNGFVDIRDTWQPEELTPFAELVRQGLADCIMSGHLYVRVGKDSNGELTTFSKTLVRDALRRRMGFNGLIMTDDLNMGAVRKVATPREAAIRSAQAGYDILLLSNSLKPDANLPAEAVGWIRDAVRQGQISEKQVLDSAARLRRSRSA from the coding sequence ATGACCATGAACCGAGATATCTCCCGCCGGATGGCGATCAAACTGGTGGCCGCCGGGCTTGCCGCTCCGGCGCTTGTGCACGCCAATGTGGTCAACGCCGCCGAGTTGGATCGGGCGATTGGAAGTCTTCTCATGGTGGGCTTTTCAGGCAAGAGCGCTGGAGGCAATTTCGCCCGCACCATCGCCAGCCACATTGCCAAGGGCAGGGCGGCCTCGGTTGTCTATCTCTCCACCAATGTCGGCACGCGCAAGGATGTGCTGGGGCTCAACAAACTGTTTCATGATGCAGGTGCCACGCATATCGCCATCGATCATGAAGGAGGCACGGTGCAGCGCCTCAAGGAGCGGCAGGGCTTCACCCGCATTGCCTCCGCGCTCAGCATCGCCAAAAGCACCAATCCCGGTGGCGCGGAAAAGATCTATGCCGTTGCCGCAAGAGAACTATCCGAGGCAGGCTTCACCTTCAATCTGGGCCCTGTGGCAGATCTTCATCGCTCGTACAATCCGGTGATAGGCAAGAATAAGCGGTCCTATGGCAAGGATGCGGCCACCGTGATCCGCTATGCGGGGGCTTTCGTGAAGGCTCACCGTCGCTACGGTATCACCACGGCGCTCAAGCATTTCCCCGGACACGGGCTGTCCAAGGCTGATAGCCATAACGGCTTTGTCGATATCCGCGATACGTGGCAGCCAGAGGAATTGACGCCATTTGCCGAACTGGTCCGGCAGGGACTGGCCGACTGTATCATGTCCGGCCATCTCTATGTGCGTGTGGGCAAGGATAGCAACGGCGAATTGACAACCTTTTCCAAGACCCTTGTACGCGACGCCCTTCGACGCCGCATGGGCTTTAATGGCCTGATCATGACCGATGATCTCAATATGGGGGCTGTACGCAAGGTGGCAACACCACGTGAAGCTGCTATTCGGTCGGCTCAGGCCGGGTATGACATTCTCTTGTTGTCCAACAGCCTCAAGCCCGATGCCAATCTTCCCGCCGAAGCCGTCGGTTGGATACGCGACGCGGTGCGACAGGGACAGATCAGCGAAAAACAGGTTTTGGATAGTGCAGCCCGATTGCGTCGCTCGCGTTCGGCTTGA
- a CDS encoding ChbG/HpnK family deacetylase produces the protein MLCALDFGLAQGIDDAIIQLVRAGKIGSIACLPVSDLWPKSANGLHSYLKAAPKRPIVGLCLTITGPFSPLSTGFTPENRDQQGYLPRRKDLASAARRFELDERTLEAEFRAQFRRFTAHLGSSPHFLVLQPEILYFAAAARAVTGTLGKFEAATLPVICPLLPQANGWKDKLEKRHIWRANDHMREPWVRRALMEAPSAERLPPKSSWLQDGKIWTAIRPAFEDERLNRFDPDPQVRVKQMRWF, from the coding sequence TTGCTGTGCGCTTTGGATTTCGGGTTGGCTCAAGGCATTGATGACGCCATCATTCAGCTCGTGCGGGCGGGGAAGATCGGTTCGATTGCCTGCTTGCCGGTGTCTGATCTTTGGCCCAAGAGCGCAAACGGCTTGCACTCCTATCTCAAGGCTGCACCAAAGCGTCCTATCGTGGGCTTATGTCTGACTATAACCGGCCCTTTCTCACCACTCTCGACCGGATTTACTCCAGAGAATCGCGATCAGCAGGGCTATTTGCCACGCAGGAAGGACCTGGCCAGTGCGGCGCGGCGTTTCGAGCTGGATGAGCGAACGCTTGAAGCGGAGTTTCGAGCCCAATTCCGGCGGTTCACAGCGCATCTGGGGAGCAGTCCGCACTTTTTGGTGCTTCAGCCTGAGATCCTCTATTTTGCTGCTGCTGCCCGGGCTGTCACCGGCACTCTTGGAAAATTTGAGGCAGCAACCCTGCCGGTCATATGTCCATTGCTGCCGCAAGCCAACGGTTGGAAGGATAAACTGGAAAAACGCCATATCTGGCGTGCCAATGATCATATGCGGGAGCCTTGGGTGCGGCGCGCCTTGATGGAGGCCCCCAGTGCTGAGCGGTTGCCCCCTAAAAGCAGCTGGCTGCAGGATGGCAAGATCTGGACGGCTATAAGGCCCGCTTTTGAAGATGAACGGTTGAACCGCTTCGATCCGGATCCTCAGGTTCGGGTAAAACAAATGCGTTGGTTTTGA
- a CDS encoding phage regulatory CII family protein, which translates to MSQLKTKDRGKHFGFLVRKAITESNRYDIASVAKGTDMSYQSFYQRLQGVTPFSADEIRRLIAFFPDPSLVSYLLKGTAFVAAERIEAEPEKSEDHIFQAAHRIVFEASDVLETIDQALKDRRIDHREAVTIMTAIDDAERSLISLREFVAGMKK; encoded by the coding sequence ATGAGCCAACTCAAGACCAAAGACAGGGGAAAGCATTTCGGCTTCCTCGTCCGCAAAGCCATCACGGAAAGTAATCGATATGACATTGCGTCTGTCGCCAAAGGCACAGACATGAGCTACCAGTCATTCTATCAGCGGCTACAGGGCGTGACTCCATTTTCCGCTGATGAAATCCGCAGGCTTATTGCGTTTTTCCCAGACCCTTCGCTTGTGAGCTATCTCTTAAAGGGCACCGCATTTGTTGCAGCCGAGCGGATTGAAGCCGAACCGGAAAAAAGCGAAGACCATATCTTTCAGGCTGCGCACCGCATCGTGTTTGAAGCGTCTGATGTCTTGGAAACCATTGATCAGGCTCTTAAGGACCGGCGGATTGACCATCGCGAAGCCGTCACCATCATGACGGCGATTGACGATGCCGAGCGGAGCCTTATCTCTCTGCGCGAGTTTGTTGCAGGCATGAAGAAGTGA
- a CDS encoding Rrf2 family transcriptional regulator encodes MRLAKGTDFAYRILMLVAMNDERSLTVETVASALRLSRTHCMKLIAKLSNSGFLKTTRGRGGGLVLGMPPEEIRMGDVAKVMEADFGVVECLCPRCNDEPQPDCPMFGGCEMSRVISRSVKQFVASLNEHTLAEIVEKSKNSKHLILEPDGAMVPCAQE; translated from the coding sequence ATGAGATTGGCCAAAGGGACCGATTTCGCCTATCGGATTTTAATGCTGGTCGCCATGAATGACGAGCGGAGCCTGACCGTGGAAACCGTAGCCTCGGCTCTGCGATTGTCACGCACACACTGCATGAAGCTGATAGCGAAATTGTCCAACAGCGGGTTTCTAAAGACCACGCGCGGGCGCGGCGGTGGGCTTGTTCTGGGCATGCCGCCCGAAGAAATCCGCATGGGTGATGTCGCCAAGGTGATGGAAGCCGACTTTGGCGTGGTCGAATGCCTTTGTCCGCGATGCAATGATGAGCCTCAGCCTGACTGCCCGATGTTTGGCGGCTGCGAAATGTCACGCGTCATATCCCGCTCTGTCAAACAGTTTGTCGCCAGCCTGAATGAGCATACACTGGCAGAGATTGTCGAGAAATCGAAGAACTCCAAACATCTGATTCTTGAGCCGGATGGCGCCATGGTTCCCTGCGCTCAGGAATAA
- a CDS encoding SlyX family protein, with amino-acid sequence MTQELESRVVDLEIQITHQANTIEDLSQMVSRQWDIMDRLTRQVKMLQDSLVELEENLPPPGNEKPPHY; translated from the coding sequence GTGACACAGGAACTCGAGAGCCGCGTTGTCGATCTGGAAATCCAGATCACGCATCAGGCCAACACGATCGAGGATCTTTCGCAGATGGTATCCCGCCAATGGGACATCATGGATCGACTGACCCGACAGGTAAAAATGCTTCAGGATAGTCTGGTCGAACTGGAGGAGAATTTACCCCCTCCGGGCAATGAGAAACCACCGCATTATTAA
- a CDS encoding PAS domain-containing methyl-accepting chemotaxis protein, with the protein MISIVSNSSDKAKIDAISRAQVIAEFSLEGTILDGNALFERLCGFGLDEIKGKNHSIFVPDTGSDKSADSALWTALRQGQDHSGDFARINKSGDPIWISAHYCVVKNRAGKPTKVVMLASDITEQKIHLLKLEGQSEALNRSQAVIEFDLTGTIRTANENFLQTLGYRLEEIQGKHHRMFVDADYAASNDYKQFWETLQAGKFHSGEFKRQAKDGHDVWIQATYTPIFDATGRPVSVIKFATDITEMVEERLRRRAIQKQIDSNLNDIANTVSSTNEQAASAANAAVQASSSVQTVAAAAEELVASIEEISRQVNQATSVSDQAVSEATQSEAIMSGLSDDAQSIGDVIELIDSIAAQTNLLALNATIEAARAGEAGKGFAVVASEVKELASQTTKATENISARINSVQTSTAGAVSAIHAIKEVIQQVSTISSSIATAIEQQSAVTRDISGNMQTASIGVATITDNVETISQATAHMDSSTSSVREASRQLAQ; encoded by the coding sequence ATGATCTCTATAGTTAGCAATAGCTCAGACAAAGCCAAGATCGATGCTATCAGTCGGGCTCAAGTTATCGCCGAATTTTCCCTTGAAGGAACCATTCTTGACGGTAACGCGCTCTTCGAACGCTTATGTGGCTTCGGGCTTGATGAGATAAAGGGCAAGAACCATTCGATCTTCGTGCCTGATACCGGTAGCGACAAGTCTGCCGACAGTGCTCTTTGGACAGCCCTGCGCCAGGGACAAGATCATTCTGGAGACTTCGCCCGTATCAACAAAAGCGGTGATCCAATCTGGATTTCAGCCCATTATTGTGTGGTTAAAAACCGCGCAGGCAAGCCAACCAAGGTGGTCATGCTCGCAAGCGACATAACAGAGCAAAAGATTCACCTGCTAAAGCTGGAAGGCCAATCGGAGGCATTGAACCGCTCTCAGGCCGTTATCGAGTTTGATCTCACGGGCACCATTCGCACAGCAAACGAAAATTTCCTCCAGACGTTGGGCTATCGTCTTGAAGAAATTCAGGGCAAACATCACCGCATGTTTGTTGATGCTGACTATGCAGCCAGCAACGATTACAAACAATTCTGGGAAACCCTTCAGGCGGGCAAGTTCCACTCGGGTGAATTCAAACGTCAGGCCAAAGACGGCCACGATGTCTGGATACAGGCAACCTACACGCCGATCTTCGATGCAACGGGCCGCCCGGTCAGCGTGATCAAATTTGCGACCGATATCACCGAAATGGTGGAAGAGCGTCTGCGCCGTCGCGCGATCCAGAAGCAGATCGATAGCAATCTTAACGATATTGCCAATACCGTTTCCAGTACCAATGAGCAGGCCGCCAGCGCAGCAAACGCCGCGGTGCAAGCCTCCTCCAGTGTGCAAACCGTGGCGGCGGCCGCCGAGGAACTGGTTGCCTCCATTGAAGAAATCAGTCGTCAGGTCAATCAGGCAACGAGCGTGTCAGATCAGGCGGTGTCCGAAGCCACACAGTCAGAAGCAATCATGAGCGGCCTTTCGGATGACGCCCAGAGCATCGGCGACGTGATCGAGCTGATCGACAGCATCGCGGCGCAGACCAACCTGTTGGCTCTGAACGCGACCATCGAAGCAGCGCGTGCTGGAGAAGCTGGCAAGGGCTTTGCCGTTGTGGCATCGGAAGTCAAGGAACTGGCCTCCCAGACCACGAAAGCGACCGAGAATATCAGCGCGCGCATCAACTCGGTGCAGACATCAACCGCCGGAGCGGTGAGCGCGATCCATGCGATCAAGGAAGTCATCCAGCAGGTAAGCACAATCTCGAGCAGCATCGCAACTGCCATCGAGCAACAGTCTGCCGTGACGCGCGATATTTCGGGCAACATGCAGACGGCTTCCATCGGGGTTGCCACCATCACTGATAATGTGGAGACAATTTCGCAGGCGACCGCCCACATGGATAGCTCCACCAGCAGTGTTCGCGAAGCATCTCGACAGTTGGCTCAATAG